From the genome of Epinephelus moara isolate mb chromosome 10, YSFRI_EMoa_1.0, whole genome shotgun sequence, one region includes:
- the insl5a gene encoding insulin-like 5a, with translation MRALGVLPLLLCAVVCVVQVRAEVKAVKLCGREFLRAVVYTCGGSRWRRFLSESDMDGLPTGEQNSLESLSSSNPGSELTRRDINNILTTVCCQVGCRKSDLTFLC, from the exons ATGCGTGCTCTGGGGGTTCTGCCTCTGCTGttgtgtgcagtggtgtgtgtggtCCAGGTGAGAGCAGAGGTGAAGGCGGTGAAGCTGTGCGGTCGAGAGTTCCTGCGGGCTGTCGTTTACACCTGCGGAGGCTCTCGTTGGAGGAGATTCCTCAGTGAGTCAGACATGGACG GTTTGCCCACAGGGGAGCAGAACAGTTTGGAGAGcctgagcagcagcaacccGGGCTCCGAGCTGACCAGACGGGATATCAACAACATACTGACCACCGTGTGCTGCCAGGTGGGCTGCAGGAAGAGCGACCTCACCTTCCTCTGCTGA